From Polynucleobacter sp. JS-JIR-II-b4, a single genomic window includes:
- the ruvC gene encoding crossover junction endodeoxyribonuclease RuvC encodes MRWIGIDPGLRTTGFGVIDVDGQKLTYVASGTIESGDPAKGLPERLGTLYAGVKEVLETYRPESAAIEEVFLNVNPRSTLMLGQARGAVIAALVSEKLPVAEYSALRVKQSIVGTGRATKPQVQEMVKRLLKLNRAPGTDASDALGVAICAAHHAQIPKAITAATAALAPKKRSK; translated from the coding sequence ATGCGCTGGATTGGAATCGACCCAGGTTTACGGACTACCGGTTTTGGAGTCATCGATGTCGATGGCCAAAAACTGACCTACGTAGCCTCGGGGACGATTGAAAGTGGCGATCCAGCTAAAGGCCTGCCTGAACGCTTAGGCACCCTCTATGCCGGTGTTAAGGAAGTTCTAGAGACCTATCGGCCAGAGTCTGCTGCAATCGAAGAAGTCTTCTTAAACGTTAACCCTCGTTCCACGCTCATGTTGGGTCAGGCACGCGGCGCTGTTATTGCCGCTCTCGTTTCAGAAAAACTCCCAGTAGCTGAGTACAGCGCCTTAAGAGTCAAGCAGTCCATTGTTGGCACTGGCAGAGCAACTAAGCCTCAGGTCCAAGAAATGGTGAAGCGTCTCCTGAAACTCAATCGCGCCCCGGGTACTGATGCCTCTGATGCGCTGGGTGTTGCCATTTGTGCTGCCCATCATGCGCAAATACCAAAAGCCATAACTGCAGCCACTGCTGCCTTAGCTCCCAAAAAACGTAGCAAGTAA